In a single window of the Bactrocera dorsalis isolate Fly_Bdor chromosome 2, ASM2337382v1, whole genome shotgun sequence genome:
- the LOC105223223 gene encoding ichor — protein sequence MKFCSMNGPSESEVESLLMSPCWGPTQNGSQDQYLLDGHKLLLEHDLDSLPSDTEQKNSLDVLDNLLLNTSSLNALSDLKPLPPFTGYTGHLSINGISGHHYHAIAQRLPDESNNNYIQSAYQTNHTSTTGNGTTTIQLAAATSGTSPLPSMSSGGGGGGANSHCSSADHNIVSSSTCLPESVLSPDADACLNDVKLFADSQLDSKLYSMADSCVMSVGGTAGIGGGGGGGAGGGIVNNGNGMVGGGDQGTDSLHSSVRIYTDAKDLSEYVDMNSIDDIAAIIGSAIADTTVPNQLDKDDGNDTRDSWMDLDAWIDGNCIQQDGKLLVSQQDTLSEFILPHSPVHPSSTLQNLLTHGYMPFLQNRLQNGPPQQQQHTQQANTATMKSEAPSSTSYCNELPTATSTSSPPGSVVSTTDNLMINPRYLTNPQPYQVSMSSMKSDGLCSPDMLGNYPHTTTITPTSTPKRKPSRSQKKSSQQQANAQSSSSGLGPQQLNAISPSSVNFSANDLSGLLGKEKPVHRCSICNRGFLNKSNIKVHLRTHTGEKPFRCDVCAKAFRQKAHLLKHQQIHKRIGRD from the coding sequence ATGAAGTTTTGCAGCATGAACGGACCAAGTGAATCTGAAGTTGAAAGCTTACTTATGAGTCCATGCTGGGGTCCCACACAGAACGGCAGCCAAGATCAATATCTGCTCGATGGCCATAAATTACTGCTGGAGCACGATCTGGATTCGCTGCCCAGTGACACGGAACAGAAAAACTCGCTAGATGTGCTCGATAATCTGCTCTTGAATACATCCTCCCTGAATGCGTTGTCCGACCTGAAACCACTACCACCGTTCACCGGCTATACGGGACACTTGTCCATAAATGGCATCTCGGGACATCATTATCATGCGATCGCACAGAGGCTACCTGATGAAAGTAACAACAATTACATACAAAGCGCCTACCAGACGAATCACACGTCGACGACCGGCAATGGCACGACCACCATACAACTGGCGGCGGCGACGTCGGGCACATCACCGTTACCATCGATGTCGagtggcggtggcggtggtggtgccAACAGTCATTGCTCTTCGGCCGATCACAACATAGTTTCCTCGTCTACATGCTTGCCTGAAAGCGTTCTGAGTCCGGACGCGGACGCTTGCCTAAACGACGTGAAACTGTTCGCTGATAGTCAATTAGATAGTAAGCTGTACTCAATGGCCGATAGTTGTGTTATGTCTGTAGGTGGCACGGCTGGTATtggtggtggcggcggtggtggtgcTGGCGGTGGCATAGTCAACAATGGCAACGGTATGGTGGGCGGTGGCGACCAAGGCACGGATTCGTTACACAGTAGTGTACGAATTTATACCGACGCCAAAGATCTGTCCGAATATGTAGATATGAACTCGATAGATGACATTGCGGCCATAATTGGTTCAGCGATAGCAGACACAACGGTGCCCAATCAATTAGATAAGGATGATGGTAACGACACGCGCGACTCATGGATGGACTTGGATGCGTGGATCGATGGCAATTGCATTCAGCAAGATGGCAAACTGCTTGTGTCGCAACAGGATACGCTTAGTGAATTTATCTTGCCACACTCGCCCGTGCATCCGAGCTCCACGCTACAGAATTTGCTCACGCACGGCTACATGCCCTTCCTGCAGAATCGCCTACAAAATGGTCcaccacagcaacaacagcacacGCAACAAGCAAATACAGCCACAATGAAAAGTGAAGCGCCCAGTTCTACCTCATATTGTAACGAGTTGCCCACTGCAACATCCACCTCGAGTCCGCCAGGTTCCGTTGTCTCGACCACGGACAATCTGATGATTAATCCGCGCTATCTCACAAATCCACAGCCGTATCAAGTCTCCATGTCTTCAATGAAATCAGATGGTCTCTGCAGTCCCGACATGCTGGGCAATTATCCACACACGACGACTATTACACCCACTAGTACGCCGAAAAGGAAACCTTCGCGCTCCCAAAAGAAATCCAGTCAACAACAAGCGAATGCACAGTCTAGCAGTAGCGGACTTGGACCGCAACAACTCAATGCAATTTCACCATCATCCGTCAACTTCAGCGCCAACGATCTGTCTGGTCTGCTGGGGAAAGAGAAACCCGTGCATCGGTGTAGTATATGTAATCGGGGTTTTCTCAATAAGAGTAACATCAAGGTCCACCTGCGTACGCATACGGGTGAGAAACCGTTCCGTTGTGATGTTTGCGCCAAAGCGTTTCGACAGAAGGCGCACTTGCTCAAACATCAACAGATACATAAGAGAATTGGGCGTGACTGA